A single genomic interval of Chryseobacterium paludis harbors:
- a CDS encoding OmpP1/FadL family transporter, which yields MKKILVSTALLAGVLSYAGGFRVSLQGVKQLAMAHTSAHAEDASVAFFNPAGMSFIPSKLSIVAGGFGASNKVTFQNLNTLQSTETDNPIGTPIYAAIAYKPLENLSVGFSFSTPFGSTIEWPNNWEGREMVQKLELKSFYFQPMVSVKLAPWLAFGASYIYARGKVDWDKAVTQFGGEVNINDEKASGHGYGFGFYFRPEEKLDISIAYRSPVDMKAKNGTATFKFPSQSIYSLLGLGANGQDSFTATLPLVEEYTVGLTYKITPKWLVSADFNYHGWERYSKLTLDFANAPIGNQPGDPTILVAPKNFRNSKTFRLGTQYAFSDMIFGRLGAYYDESPYSDNNFIAETPSFNTYVVTGGVGFKLKQFGVDIAGGYAMPQARDVNNTNLGFVGQAKATAFYFGLGLSYNPF from the coding sequence ATGAAAAAAATATTAGTATCAACTGCTTTATTGGCAGGTGTTTTATCTTACGCCGGAGGCTTCAGAGTTTCCTTGCAAGGGGTAAAACAATTGGCAATGGCACATACTAGTGCTCATGCTGAAGATGCAAGTGTGGCGTTTTTTAACCCTGCAGGTATGTCATTCATTCCTTCTAAACTGAGTATAGTTGCCGGAGGATTTGGAGCAAGTAACAAAGTTACTTTTCAGAATTTGAATACTTTACAGAGTACAGAAACTGATAATCCTATTGGGACACCGATATATGCGGCTATTGCTTATAAACCGCTAGAAAATCTATCAGTAGGTTTTAGTTTTTCAACGCCTTTTGGTAGTACTATTGAGTGGCCAAATAATTGGGAAGGAAGAGAAATGGTTCAGAAACTAGAACTAAAAAGCTTTTATTTCCAGCCAATGGTTTCTGTAAAATTGGCACCATGGTTAGCTTTTGGGGCAAGTTATATTTATGCAAGAGGAAAGGTGGATTGGGATAAAGCTGTTACCCAGTTTGGAGGAGAGGTTAATATTAATGACGAAAAAGCAAGTGGACATGGATACGGCTTCGGTTTCTATTTCAGACCGGAAGAAAAACTTGATATAAGTATTGCCTACCGTTCACCTGTTGATATGAAAGCTAAAAACGGAACAGCAACATTTAAATTCCCATCACAATCTATCTATTCATTATTAGGTCTGGGTGCTAACGGACAGGATAGCTTTACGGCGACTTTACCTTTAGTAGAAGAATATACGGTTGGTTTAACATATAAAATTACTCCAAAATGGTTGGTTTCTGCCGACTTTAACTATCATGGATGGGAAAGATACAGCAAACTAACATTAGATTTTGCAAATGCTCCTATTGGAAATCAGCCAGGAGACCCAACAATTCTTGTTGCTCCTAAAAACTTTAGAAATTCAAAAACATTCAGATTGGGAACACAGTATGCATTCAGTGATATGATCTTTGGTCGTCTTGGTGCTTATTATGATGAATCTCCTTATTCTGATAATAACTTTATTGCTGAAACACCTTCGTTTAATACCTATGTAGTAACAGGAGGGGTAGGGTTTAAACTAAAGCAATTTGGAGTTGATATTGCCGGAGGGTATGCAATGCCTCAAGCCAGAGACGTAAATAATACCAATCTTGGTTTCGTTGGACAGGCTAAAGCTACCGCGTTCTATTTTGGTCTAGGCTTATCTTATAACCCATTTTAA
- a CDS encoding SGNH/GDSL hydrolase family protein, protein MKKIIISTIAVSALLFMTSCENDFDTDVKDIQVDKGEANFSKYVALGNSLTSGYRDGALYLDGQNESYPSMIAQQMKLVGGGEFKQPLMPDNNGGLILNSLIGPVQIANTKLFINAFVNGSPDIKNANNNTATAVVNTILTGPFNNMGVPGAKVAHLLAPGYGNIQGIPAKTANPYFVRFASSPTTSVIADFKAQNPTFFSLWIGNNDALLYALAGGDATVETLTPPAQFTQYYNALINEIASTNAKGVIANIPSVTSIPSLTTVPYNPLTAAVLGGGNVTVGNATIDNLNTNLYGPLSQILTAIGAGDRIKLLSKTDSNPLLIVDESLAPLNNQITGAALASGNPTLVALAPYLGATYGQARQAKAGDLVPLTSKAEIGTLQTLPPGVPAALGAKGIAYPFADKYVLTLTEVTDVNTAIDAYNVTIKAAADSKGYAFVDANKKMVELNNQSGISFDGVKYTAKFVTGGAFSLDGVHLTGRGYAIVANEFIKSINARYKSTLPQINANNYSGIKFP, encoded by the coding sequence ATGAAAAAAATTATAATTTCTACAATCGCTGTCTCTGCTCTTTTATTTATGACAAGCTGCGAAAATGATTTTGATACGGATGTAAAAGATATCCAAGTGGATAAAGGTGAAGCAAACTTTTCTAAGTATGTTGCATTAGGTAATTCATTAACTTCAGGGTATAGAGATGGTGCTCTTTATTTAGATGGACAAAATGAATCTTATCCATCAATGATTGCTCAACAAATGAAACTTGTTGGAGGTGGTGAGTTTAAGCAGCCATTAATGCCAGATAATAACGGTGGGCTGATCTTAAATAGTCTTATAGGTCCAGTTCAGATTGCTAATACAAAATTATTTATTAATGCTTTTGTAAATGGGTCCCCGGATATTAAAAATGCAAATAATAATACTGCAACCGCAGTTGTTAATACAATTCTAACAGGTCCTTTTAATAATATGGGAGTACCGGGAGCAAAAGTAGCTCATTTACTGGCTCCGGGATATGGAAATATCCAAGGAATTCCGGCAAAAACAGCTAATCCTTATTTTGTGAGATTTGCTTCAAGTCCTACAACATCTGTAATAGCTGATTTTAAAGCACAAAATCCTACATTCTTTTCATTATGGATAGGAAATAACGATGCATTACTATATGCTCTTGCAGGAGGAGATGCTACAGTTGAAACACTTACACCGCCAGCACAGTTTACACAGTATTACAATGCATTAATTAATGAAATAGCATCAACAAATGCTAAAGGGGTAATAGCAAATATTCCAAGTGTTACTTCTATTCCCTCTCTAACGACAGTGCCATACAATCCTTTAACAGCAGCTGTTCTGGGAGGTGGTAATGTAACTGTTGGAAATGCAACTATAGATAACTTAAATACTAATTTATACGGTCCATTAAGTCAGATATTAACGGCTATTGGTGCTGGAGACAGAATAAAGCTACTTTCTAAAACGGATTCAAACCCTTTGCTTATCGTCGATGAAAGTCTGGCTCCTTTAAATAATCAGATTACCGGTGCAGCATTGGCTTCGGGCAACCCAACCCTAGTGGCTTTAGCGCCATATTTAGGGGCAACTTATGGTCAGGCAAGACAGGCTAAAGCTGGAGATTTGGTTCCTTTAACTTCAAAAGCTGAAATAGGAACACTTCAAACATTGCCTCCGGGAGTTCCTGCAGCACTTGGAGCAAAGGGAATTGCTTACCCATTTGCAGATAAATATGTGCTGACATTAACAGAAGTTACAGATGTAAATACGGCTATTGATGCTTACAATGTTACCATTAAGGCAGCAGCAGATTCTAAAGGATATGCATTTGTTGATGCGAATAAAAAAATGGTTGAGCTTAATAATCAATCTGGGATTTCATTTGATGGAGTAAAGTATACGGCTAAATTTGTAACAGGCGGTGCTTTCTCTCTTGATGGAGTTCACTTGACTGGTAGAGGATATGCCATTGTTGCTAATGAATTTATTAAATCTATTAACGCAAGGTATAAATCTACATTACCACAGATAAACGCGAACAATTATTCGGGAATAAAATTCCCTTAA
- a CDS encoding ribose-phosphate pyrophosphokinase → MADQLSYLFSTRTSKDLAEKIAQYYGQELGKINFQEFSDGEFEPVLDESVRGGRVFLIGSTFPPADNLLELLLMIDAAKRASAKSITVVLPYFGLARQDRKDKPRAPIGAKLVANLLTAAGATRIMTMDLHADQIQGFFEIPVDHLYASTIFVDYIRALNLDNLTIASPDMGGAKRAKNYAGHLGAEVVIAYKERKKANVIEEMFLIGDVDGKNVILIDDMIDTAGTLCKAADILMEKGAKTVRAMATHGVLSGKAYENIEKSQLLEVIVTDSIPVKNNLSSKIKVLSCAPLFADVMKMVHEHQSISSKFVI, encoded by the coding sequence ATGGCCGATCAGTTAAGTTATCTATTTAGTACAAGGACGAGTAAGGACTTGGCAGAGAAAATTGCTCAGTATTATGGGCAGGAACTAGGAAAAATAAACTTCCAGGAGTTTAGTGACGGGGAATTTGAACCTGTTTTAGACGAATCTGTAAGAGGAGGAAGAGTTTTTCTAATAGGATCTACATTCCCGCCAGCAGACAATCTTTTAGAACTTCTTCTAATGATTGATGCTGCAAAAAGAGCTTCTGCAAAAAGTATTACTGTTGTACTTCCATATTTTGGACTTGCAAGACAGGACAGAAAAGATAAACCAAGAGCTCCGATAGGTGCAAAGCTTGTTGCGAATCTTCTAACAGCAGCGGGTGCGACACGAATCATGACAATGGATCTGCATGCAGACCAAATTCAAGGGTTCTTTGAAATTCCGGTAGATCACCTTTATGCTTCCACTATTTTCGTAGATTATATAAGAGCATTGAACCTAGATAACCTTACGATTGCTTCACCCGATATGGGAGGAGCAAAGAGAGCTAAAAACTATGCCGGACATTTAGGTGCTGAAGTAGTAATTGCTTACAAAGAAAGAAAGAAAGCGAATGTAATAGAGGAGATGTTCCTTATCGGAGATGTAGATGGTAAAAACGTTATTCTTATCGATGACATGATCGATACTGCTGGGACACTTTGTAAGGCTGCAGATATTTTAATGGAAAAAGGGGCGAAAACTGTTAGAGCGATGGCTACTCATGGTGTGCTTTCAGGAAAAGCTTACGAAAATATTGAGAAGTCCCAATTGCTGGAAGTTATTGTAACTGACTCAATTCCTGTTAAAAATAATTTGTCATCTAAAATAAAAGTGCTATCTTGCGCCCCATTGTTTGCAGACGTTATGAAGATGGTTCATGAGCATCAATCAATCAGTAGTAAATTTGTTATCTAA
- the hemC gene encoding hydroxymethylbilane synthase, which translates to MKSIRIGTRNSALALWQAREVARYLQNNNYTTEIVPILSSGDKNLNQPLYALGITGVFTRDLDTALLNDEIDIAVHSLKDVPTKLPEHLELIAYLERDFPQDVLIRKEDAKNKEFHELKLATSSLRRRAFWLKYYPDAIFSDIRGNIQTRLQKLEEQDFDATILSLAGIKRMKMDIDYEMLPLMIPAPSQGVIAIAGHSDKKEINEIVSKINHKQTQICVEIERNFLSTLEGGCTAPIGAFAEIFDDQIRFKAALCSLDGKNCIATDESFIYNDSENFGEKFAKIVLENGGKELMAEIKSQI; encoded by the coding sequence ATGAAAAGCATTAGAATAGGAACGAGAAATTCCGCACTTGCACTTTGGCAGGCAAGAGAAGTTGCAAGATATTTGCAGAATAACAATTATACTACTGAGATTGTTCCAATCCTCTCTTCGGGTGATAAAAATCTTAACCAGCCCCTTTACGCTTTAGGGATCACTGGTGTTTTCACAAGAGATCTGGATACTGCATTATTAAATGATGAAATAGATATCGCCGTACATTCTTTAAAAGATGTTCCTACAAAATTACCCGAACATCTTGAGCTTATTGCTTATTTGGAGAGAGATTTTCCACAAGACGTTCTAATAAGAAAAGAAGACGCTAAAAATAAAGAGTTTCATGAGCTGAAACTGGCGACAAGCAGCTTAAGAAGAAGAGCATTTTGGCTGAAGTACTATCCTGATGCAATATTTTCTGATATTCGTGGGAATATCCAAACACGTCTTCAAAAATTAGAAGAACAGGATTTTGATGCCACCATCCTTTCTTTGGCCGGCATTAAAAGAATGAAAATGGACATTGATTATGAAATGCTTCCTTTAATGATTCCAGCACCTTCTCAGGGGGTTATTGCAATTGCTGGACATTCGGATAAAAAAGAAATCAACGAAATTGTAAGCAAGATCAATCACAAACAAACTCAGATCTGTGTTGAGATCGAGAGAAACTTCTTAAGCACTCTTGAAGGTGGATGTACTGCACCCATTGGGGCTTTTGCTGAAATATTTGATGATCAGATTCGTTTTAAAGCAGCATTATGTTCATTAGATGGTAAAAATTGTATTGCCACAGATGAAAGCTTTATCTATAATGATTCTGAAAATTTTGGAGAAAAATTCGCAAAAATAGTTCTTGAAAACGGAGGTAAGGAACTGATGGCAGAAATTAAAAGCCAAATATAG
- a CDS encoding GNAT family acetyltransferase, which produces MKKLDKKEMKKIIAGGEICLECAYGYYQVIIQGRCYCVPWE; this is translated from the coding sequence ATGAAAAAATTAGACAAAAAAGAAATGAAGAAAATTATAGCCGGAGGTGAAATCTGCCTTGAATGTGCGTATGGATATTATCAGGTCATTATCCAAGGAAGATGCTATTGTGTTCCTTGGGAATAG
- a CDS encoding uroporphyrinogen-III synthase encodes MKILFTKNIDPSVLSKELGEDILVDCIEVIKTIPIVVKPFDLKNYSLIFTSAKGVTSFFRNQFKPNENFTAKNYNKIYCVGEKTKRELRKHGFGTFKVLKNAETLSAFIIGHCPHERFVHFCGNLAIDVLDKDLPLQNIKYQKTTVYNTEEINPLITEKYHAIVFFSPSGVRSFAKQNSLNHMKLFSIGETTSNELKKYTQERIFTSEGNNLISILEMIRREINNNR; translated from the coding sequence ATGAAAATCTTATTTACCAAAAATATAGACCCATCTGTTTTATCCAAAGAATTAGGAGAAGACATCTTGGTCGATTGTATTGAAGTAATTAAGACCATCCCTATAGTGGTAAAACCTTTTGATCTAAAGAATTATTCACTCATTTTCACAAGTGCAAAAGGGGTGACGTCTTTCTTTAGAAATCAATTTAAACCAAACGAAAATTTTACTGCCAAAAATTACAATAAGATTTATTGTGTAGGAGAAAAAACGAAGCGGGAATTAAGAAAACATGGCTTTGGGACTTTTAAAGTTTTAAAAAATGCAGAAACTCTTTCAGCATTTATCATTGGACATTGCCCACACGAAAGGTTTGTACATTTTTGTGGAAATTTAGCAATCGATGTTCTAGATAAAGACCTGCCATTACAAAACATTAAATATCAGAAAACCACGGTTTATAACACAGAGGAAATTAATCCTTTGATTACTGAAAAATATCATGCTATAGTTTTTTTCAGTCCGAGTGGAGTTCGTAGTTTTGCAAAACAAAATTCATTGAACCATATGAAGCTCTTCTCAATAGGAGAAACTACATCCAATGAATTAAAAAAGTACACTCAAGAAAGAATTTTTACTTCTGAAGGCAATAATCTAATTTCAATTTTAGAAATGATCAGAAGAGAAATTAATAATAACCGATAA
- a CDS encoding T9SS-dependent choice-of-anchor J family protein, with amino-acid sequence MKKYLLLLVACGICNAQVFSENFNGNALPAGWTIDNPDTAYNWGVGMQSGFASFPSGAAFFDDDEAGPNGINTNARLVSPVINLSGVTNPKLSFKYANQIYIDDTVLKVEVFNGTSWVQVFTHSGDAGDWTIDLATLTYILTSYVDATDIDLSPYANANFKLRFVYDDVGDYSFGTVVDDVVITAGTLGTTEVSMKNEMQVYPNPVKDFVHIQSNNLKFDSKVTVLDMSGRKVKTFIGLSDGYNLSDLPKGSYLILIDDKKEIISKKIIKE; translated from the coding sequence ATGAAGAAATATTTACTTTTACTAGTAGCCTGTGGAATATGTAATGCACAGGTGTTTTCTGAAAACTTTAACGGAAATGCTTTACCTGCGGGTTGGACAATAGATAATCCTGATACCGCTTATAATTGGGGAGTGGGTATGCAAAGTGGGTTCGCTTCATTTCCCAGTGGTGCTGCATTTTTTGATGATGATGAGGCAGGGCCTAATGGGATCAATACCAATGCGAGATTAGTTTCTCCGGTGATCAATCTTTCGGGAGTTACAAATCCGAAATTGTCATTTAAGTATGCTAACCAGATTTACATTGATGATACCGTCTTAAAAGTGGAAGTGTTTAATGGGACATCGTGGGTGCAGGTGTTTACACATTCAGGGGATGCGGGCGATTGGACTATTGACCTGGCTACACTAACTTATATACTGACAAGTTATGTTGATGCGACGGATATAGATCTTAGTCCTTATGCTAATGCTAATTTTAAATTGAGGTTTGTATATGATGACGTTGGAGATTATTCCTTTGGAACAGTAGTAGATGATGTTGTTATTACGGCAGGAACTCTAGGGACAACAGAGGTTTCAATGAAAAATGAAATGCAAGTCTATCCTAACCCAGTAAAAGATTTTGTTCATATCCAATCCAATAACCTGAAATTTGATTCTAAAGTTACGGTGCTTGATATGTCTGGTAGAAAAGTTAAAACTTTTATAGGGCTATCTGATGGCTATAATCTTTCAGATCTACCAAAAGGAAGTTATCTGATTCTGATAGATGATAAAAAAGAAATAATCAGTAAAAAGATTATAAAAGAATAA
- the hemA gene encoding glutamyl-tRNA reductase: MLHYSHTHQTSNFAVLSISYEKADGETRGKFAFFDENIKNFVTRIHDENLGDAFVVSTCNRTEIYTTTSNYLLVAEEYCKTIGVNITDFLLFANILTKEEALTHLFRVAAGLESQIIGDFEIIGQIKKAYSRFKKERQNSNPYLERAINSAIQISKRIKNETGISNGAASVSYAAVHYILNNQKRITEKNILLLGVGEIGQNTVENLVKHVYQPKIKITNRTQEKAEKISEKYNIPHVDYADFDKELKSTDILIVATGAKHPIVNASHFPNGKETLVIDLSIPHNVEKDVTNNKNVTLIDVDELSKQIQETIQQREKEIPKAELIIKEMAKDFLEWEKKRKLAPNIHHFKAVLKNMERNEMHQFYRKNKYINIDDMALSEKMIQKITSRFAKYIIDNPWKAEEISKLMHEILVEQPNNEFNEKH; the protein is encoded by the coding sequence ATGTTACACTACTCTCATACACATCAAACTTCAAATTTCGCGGTACTTTCCATAAGCTACGAAAAAGCTGATGGAGAAACACGGGGAAAGTTTGCATTTTTTGATGAAAACATAAAAAATTTCGTTACCCGAATTCATGATGAAAATTTAGGGGATGCTTTTGTGGTTTCAACTTGTAACAGAACCGAAATTTACACTACTACATCCAATTATCTTTTAGTGGCTGAGGAATATTGCAAAACGATTGGTGTTAATATCACTGATTTCCTATTATTTGCCAATATCCTAACCAAAGAAGAGGCTTTAACACATCTTTTCAGAGTGGCTGCTGGTCTTGAAAGCCAGATTATTGGAGATTTTGAAATTATTGGACAAATTAAAAAGGCATATAGCCGTTTTAAAAAGGAAAGACAAAACTCTAACCCCTATTTGGAAAGAGCTATTAATTCTGCTATTCAGATTTCAAAGAGAATTAAAAATGAGACTGGGATCTCCAATGGTGCAGCTTCGGTTTCTTATGCCGCAGTTCATTATATTTTAAATAATCAGAAAAGAATTACCGAAAAGAATATCTTACTTTTAGGAGTAGGAGAAATTGGACAAAATACGGTTGAGAATTTGGTAAAACATGTTTATCAGCCAAAAATAAAGATCACCAACAGAACTCAAGAGAAGGCCGAGAAAATTTCTGAGAAATACAATATCCCTCATGTTGATTATGCTGACTTTGACAAGGAGCTGAAAAGCACAGATATCCTGATCGTTGCAACTGGAGCAAAACATCCTATTGTGAATGCTTCTCATTTTCCAAACGGAAAAGAAACCTTGGTCATCGATCTTTCTATTCCCCATAACGTTGAGAAAGATGTTACCAATAATAAAAATGTAACATTAATTGATGTGGATGAGCTTTCAAAGCAGATCCAGGAGACGATTCAACAAAGGGAAAAAGAAATTCCTAAAGCAGAACTTATCATCAAGGAAATGGCAAAAGATTTTCTTGAATGGGAGAAAAAGAGAAAACTAGCTCCTAATATTCATCATTTCAAAGCGGTTTTAAAAAATATGGAACGTAATGAGATGCACCAGTTCTACAGAAAAAATAAATACATCAATATAGACGATATGGCACTTTCTGAGAAGATGATCCAGAAAATTACCAGCCGTTTTGCAAAATACATCATAGACAACCCTTGGAAAGCCGAAGAAATTAGTAAATTAATGCACGAAATATTAGTTGAACAACCAAACAACGAATTCAATGAAAAGCATTAG
- the hemE gene encoding uroporphyrinogen decarboxylase, with protein sequence MIKNDLYLKALRGETVERPPVWMMRQAGRYLPEFIALRDKYDFFTRCQTPELAAEITVQPIRRFPLDAAILFSDILVVPQAMGIDFKMKESVGPWLDNPIRTMEQVQNVVVPDVNDTLGYVFDAIELTLIKLDNEIPLIGFAGSPWTILCYCVEGKGSKAFDIAKSFCFQQPEAAHLLLQKITDTTIAYLKRKVEKGVSAVQIFDSWGGMLSPEDYQEFSWKYINQIVEALSPLSHVVVFGKGCWFALEDMTMSKASALGVDWTIKPEFARTLTNHTMTLQGNFDPARLHSTPETIKKMVNEMIHRFGKDRYIANLGHGILPNIPVENAEAFIRAVVEWKP encoded by the coding sequence ATGATTAAGAACGACCTATATTTAAAAGCACTTCGCGGAGAAACCGTAGAAAGACCTCCCGTATGGATGATGAGACAAGCAGGAAGATATCTGCCTGAATTCATTGCACTTCGTGACAAGTATGATTTCTTCACAAGATGTCAGACTCCGGAATTAGCTGCTGAAATTACAGTACAGCCGATCCGCAGATTTCCTTTAGATGCTGCAATTTTATTTTCTGATATTTTAGTGGTTCCTCAAGCAATGGGAATTGATTTTAAAATGAAAGAATCCGTTGGCCCTTGGTTGGATAATCCGATCAGAACAATGGAACAGGTTCAGAATGTAGTTGTTCCAGATGTAAATGATACTTTAGGATACGTTTTTGATGCAATCGAATTAACGTTGATAAAATTAGATAATGAAATTCCTTTGATTGGCTTTGCGGGTTCTCCATGGACGATCCTTTGTTACTGTGTAGAAGGAAAAGGAAGTAAGGCTTTTGATATTGCAAAATCATTCTGTTTCCAACAACCGGAAGCAGCTCATTTATTACTTCAGAAGATTACAGATACCACTATAGCTTATTTAAAAAGAAAAGTAGAAAAAGGAGTTTCTGCAGTACAGATCTTTGATTCTTGGGGCGGGATGCTTTCTCCTGAAGATTATCAGGAATTCTCATGGAAATATATCAATCAGATTGTTGAGGCTCTAAGTCCACTTTCTCATGTTGTTGTATTTGGAAAAGGATGCTGGTTTGCTTTGGAAGATATGACCATGTCTAAAGCTTCTGCCTTAGGAGTTGACTGGACGATCAAACCTGAATTTGCAAGAACGCTGACGAACCATACAATGACCCTTCAGGGAAATTTTGATCCTGCAAGATTACATTCAACACCGGAAACGATCAAGAAGATGGTAAATGAAATGATTCATCGTTTTGGAAAAGACCGATACATCGCTAATCTGGGACATGGTATTTTACCAAATATTCCTGTCGAAAATGCAGAAGCATTTATCAGAGCCGTAGTAGAATGGAAACCATAA
- a CDS encoding cysteine desulfurase: protein MFDIQEIRSQFPILNQQVNGKPLVYLDNAATSQKPNSVLEVWTQYYTEINANVHRGIHTLSQLATEEMELSRRKIQKFINAKYDFEVIFTKGTTEGLNLIAYILTQKLKKDDEIIISYLEHHSNIVPWQLLCERTGAKLRVIPIDENGILQLDYLDQYLSEKTKVVSVNQVSNALGIVNPIEEIISKTRKNSDAYIVIDGAQSAPHFKIDVQKLDCDFFVFSGHKMYAPMGTGILYGKQEVLESLPPFHGGGEMIAVCSFDGTTYAGLPFKYEAGTPNVGGNIALGAAVDFIERIGQENIQRHENILLEYAQKQLLEIESLKVYGEKAHRTGVVSFNLEGIGISSDVGMILDKMGVAVRTGHHCTQPIMDFFNIAGTVRASFAVYNTFQEIDLLVEGVKKAKKMLG from the coding sequence ATGTTTGACATTCAAGAAATACGAAGTCAGTTTCCTATATTAAATCAGCAGGTAAACGGTAAGCCTCTGGTTTACTTGGATAATGCAGCGACATCTCAAAAGCCCAATTCTGTTTTAGAAGTTTGGACTCAATATTATACTGAAATCAATGCAAATGTTCATAGAGGGATCCATACTTTAAGTCAGCTTGCAACAGAAGAAATGGAACTTTCAAGACGGAAGATTCAAAAATTCATCAATGCAAAATATGATTTTGAAGTAATCTTTACAAAAGGAACAACAGAAGGATTAAACCTCATCGCTTATATCCTTACACAGAAGTTAAAAAAAGATGATGAAATTATTATTTCGTACCTGGAGCACCATTCCAATATCGTTCCATGGCAATTGCTTTGCGAAAGAACAGGTGCGAAACTTCGTGTAATTCCAATTGATGAGAATGGTATTTTACAACTTGATTACTTAGATCAATATTTAAGCGAAAAAACAAAAGTAGTTTCTGTAAATCAGGTTTCCAATGCATTAGGAATTGTAAACCCTATTGAAGAAATTATTTCAAAAACAAGAAAGAACTCAGACGCTTATATTGTAATTGATGGTGCCCAATCTGCTCCACATTTTAAAATTGATGTTCAAAAATTAGATTGTGATTTCTTTGTATTTTCAGGACATAAAATGTATGCACCAATGGGTACAGGTATTTTATATGGAAAACAAGAAGTTCTGGAATCTTTGCCACCATTCCATGGAGGAGGAGAGATGATTGCGGTATGTTCATTTGATGGCACAACTTACGCAGGACTTCCGTTTAAGTACGAAGCTGGAACTCCGAATGTGGGTGGGAATATTGCATTAGGTGCTGCTGTTGACTTTATAGAAAGAATTGGACAGGAAAATATTCAAAGACATGAAAACATTCTTTTGGAATATGCTCAAAAACAACTTTTGGAAATTGAAAGCCTTAAAGTTTATGGAGAGAAAGCACATAGAACGGGAGTTGTTTCTTTTAATCTGGAAGGAATAGGGATTTCCTCTGACGTAGGGATGATCTTAGATAAAATGGGGGTCGCAGTGAGAACCGGACACCATTGCACACAACCTATAATGGATTTCTTTAATATCGCGGGAACAGTGAGAGCAAGCTTCGCGGTTTACAATACTTTTCAGGAAATTGACTTACTCGTTGAAGGGGTGAAAAAAGCGAAAAAGATGTTGGGTTAA
- a CDS encoding 50S ribosomal protein L25/general stress protein Ctc → MKSITIQGTKRENVGKKSTKALRDAELVPCVVYGGTTGPLNFSAEEKAFKGLVYTPEAHTVSIEVDGQTIPAVLQDIQFHPITDKILHADFYQLSDDKPVVMEVPVRITGRSKGVVAGGVLRQSFRKLKVKAIPANLPDEIVIDITSLKIGNKLYVGGIKTEGYSFMHPDNAVVVAVKMSRNAMKGGAAAGDDEDDEEVVAEVEGGAPAAEETAAE, encoded by the coding sequence ATGAAATCTATTACAATTCAAGGTACAAAAAGAGAAAACGTGGGCAAAAAGTCTACAAAAGCTTTACGTGATGCTGAATTAGTTCCTTGTGTTGTTTATGGAGGTACAACAGGACCATTAAACTTCTCTGCTGAAGAGAAAGCTTTTAAAGGTTTGGTATATACTCCTGAAGCACACACGGTATCTATTGAGGTTGATGGACAAACAATTCCAGCAGTTCTTCAAGATATTCAGTTCCACCCGATTACGGACAAGATTCTTCACGCTGACTTCTATCAGTTATCTGATGATAAGCCAGTAGTTATGGAAGTTCCTGTAAGAATTACAGGTCGTTCTAAAGGTGTTGTGGCTGGTGGTGTTTTACGTCAGTCTTTCAGAAAGCTGAAAGTAAAAGCGATCCCTGCAAACTTGCCGGATGAGATCGTTATTGATATTACTTCACTTAAAATTGGTAACAAATTATATGTTGGAGGTATCAAAACTGAAGGTTATTCTTTCATGCACCCAGACAATGCAGTTGTTGTAGCTGTTAAGATGTCTAGAAATGCAATGAAAGGTGGTGCAGCAGCAGGTGATGATGAAGATGATGAAGAAGTTGTAGCTGAAGTTGAGGGAGGTGCTCCAGCAGCTGAAGAAACTGCAGCAGAATAA